AAGCGGCTTACTAAATCCTTGACCACGCGTTCACCCTGGTAGTTTCCCGTCCCGTaggtgcttggccagtatatatttgtccttgcagtggatatgcgtttttggcatcacatacccaccacactttgatgccatattttgccggtttcgatgggatgtattgcgtgaaacgggtgcggccacgatatggaaagaACTGCTAGTCTaccgttagatattcacttggcttatatgactgctcaaagttgtagttcatcatggtccacagctcggatattggtgcagctttgtcagttaccAAACGTTGTGCCCGTTTGTTACCATCGTCAAACCTTAAAAACCGCAGTATGGCctgaaagcggttaatgcccattgacgcacgatataatgaacaattttccaccgaccacaagtccggcgcacattcggcattgctgcggttagcgccagtcataataagcactccaatgaacgcatacatttcgctcaaagtaaccttcttccatgtttttggttccgcctctggatgttttgcgtttaattccgcatatctagcttctgcttttttgttggtgtagcgtactataatatccaccatttccggagtcataaaacatttatatgtttTGACTATTGCCATCATAGTAGTTGATCTTGCGGGCCCTttcgctgtcgcaaaatattttgttgcctagtttggcgtgcaagtcgtggctgtgagctccatatggtactatcacgagctacgaattcagctgcatgcaaattaatctcctcagaatcatctgcagcatcggattcattgtcagattcttcgtaatcagcctcatctacctgggcattgtcaattgtgtaatcagggtcttctacatccgattcaaccacgccatctgctactgctacttgttcgctttcatccacttcagggtcggaaaataaATCCATAatctgagatttcgtcaaacaggttttgtatgtactgctctttttcagcgtcagataatctatataaaaataattaatttttattccatttatgaaattatatttgagttatttgtatttacctcatatattgattcgaagacaaatattccatATTCCCtctgctatccatgttgtaatattttaaattttttctgacttgttatttttacaaatataaatcaacttcacacttcaaaagaacgctttacaatgaatataaactcgcaaaactgccgtttatatagctgcaacccttaagtttctggaagcatttcttacctgccaggtagttggattatatcaaatgttgtttgtcagcaaattctagcaagggtacaatataatgtcttcttctaaataattaagagtgcgcgaaaaaggttgtattctaaaaattctaacaacaatagaaattattgacttcttagaaataacttagaatgcgcgcaattcttagaagcaggctacaaatacatgtttataactacttaaaatgttcgtaagacagtcagctacaacattgcattaaaaaaattacttgtttctcagaaaaaatgaaaaaaacgggtaaaacaggctactggccacacctgtacccgggtataagaagtcgtagtaaaagttgggtataagtTCTAGGGTTAAAGtactttactttcttgcacaatacAACatccggtagtagtgcagtttaggggccccaccctggttgggccaagattttcgagtgaggtatcaaaagacgcgtattaatctcaagaacaataatccgaaggcggaaaagaaaaattgtatctctgtccggagatatttgcagttgaagttggcgactttcatgtggttgttgttgtgttgtacccacaaaaaaaattgtgcatcgccgtcgcggtagccacggttataccacatacccggacttggcatggcgtagcccagggttattttttataagcgcggccgaaggccgccaacgcagaaaggtgttctacgcaaaaaTACTATGCATCCACCCCCGGCTTCGGAAGTACCCGCGAGTCTTTTTTCGGTGTTTCGTTAAAAAATGAccaattttagggtggggcccctaaactgcacaattacccaaCATCCAATACTGCTTTCGACAATATATTCACTCCCTTGGAACTAACATTTGGTAGGAAGCCAGTTTTACCAAATGAACTAAAGAAAGAAACTATTGATCCAATATATAATATTGACAATTCCGCAAAGGACGTGAGGTACCGTATGCAAAAATCCCATGCATTGGCAAAAGAGCTCATAAATAAACATAAGGAACGTAATAAATTGTATCACGATAGAAATATACGTCCTTCAGACATTGCATTAAAATATACGGTCCTAGTAGAAAAAGAACCGCGCGATAAACACGCAAGCATTTACGAGGGTCCATATGTAGTTAAGCAAATGGATGGCGTAAATGTTACAATTTATGACAGaaaaaccaaaaatcaaaaacaatccaTAAAAACCGTGTACAAAAAGTAACATAGAACATTTTTCATCGGTATATTAAAgggtacaaaaacaaaaaaaattctattttattaacttaaaaaaaaaaacgatccaaattatataattataagttTTTCACCTTCTTATTGTAAGCATATATATACAACATAGGAGTTTAATTGTcttgataagtttctgtacaatcgatatattctcaatttcgaaaataatatcaaatcgaatcctaaatcgttttggaatttcattcgctccaaacaattggtttcaacaataccgttgtttgtgtcttacaagggcaagaattcatcatcctctagtgattcagccaatttgtttgcagaattttttaaagcaaactttgctACTGCTGATCTGTGGAATGACGAAGGGGATATGTTGAATGAGATAACGTCTTGTTTCGACTTCTCCTCATTAGTTctagatattgatgatattatcttaagtatGCAGACGATGAAGAGCTCCAAGCAATGTGATTATcaagaattttcatctttttttctgaagcaatgtgtagcttccgttgcagagcccttgttgcatatatttaatttatcattaaagtctggtatctttttggatgaatggaaaactacttttattcaacctattcataaaagcggtagtaaaattgacgttacaaactatcggccaatatcgaagatccccgtgatttcaaaactttttgagaaaacggtgatgtttaaattatcgtccgtagccacggttataccacatacccggacttggcatggcgtagcccagggttattttttataagcgcggccgaaggccgccaacgcagaaaggtgttctgcgcaaaaatactatgcatCCACCCCCGGCTTCGGAAGTACCCGCGAGTCTTTTTTCGGTgtttcgttaaaaaatgcccaattttagggtggggcccctaaactgcacaattacccaaCATCCAATACTGTTTTCGACAATATATTCACTCCCTTGGAACTAACATTTGGTAGGAAGCCAGTTTTACCAAATGAACTAAAGAAAGAAACCATTGATCCAATATATAATGTTGACAATTCCGCAAAGGACGTGAGGTACCGTATGCAAAAATCCCATGCATTGGCAAAAGAGCTCATAAATAAACATAAGGAACGTAATAAATTGTATCACGATAGAAATATACGTCCTTCAGACATTGCATTAAAATATACGGTCCTAGTAGAAAAAGAACCGCGCGATAAACACGCAAGCATTTACGAGGGTCCATATGTAGTTAAGCAAATGGATGGCGTAAATGTTACAATTTATGACAGaaaaaccaaaaatcaaaaacaagCCATAACAACCGTGTACAAAAAGTAACATAGAACATTTTTCATCGGTACATTAAAgggcacaaaaacaaaaaaaattctattttattaacttaaaaaaaaaaaacgatccaaattatataattataagttTTTCACCTTCTTATTGTAAGCATATATATACaacatataaaataattattaattaaaacaacaaaaaaaatgaactgaattttgcatcaaaattttatacataatatgtatataatatatattatatcatACACCTAATATTTGCACATtgcaatacagtaaaaaaaagaatttttttccatcaacattgtataaataaatataattatcatttattaaaattatttgtacatataaaatattaaataattttaatatcaTTGTATAAATAAACTTAATTGTCGTTAATTACAACtattttacatataaaataatttcataAACTGTTTGTCAATTGGAACATACGCTAATGAATATTAgattttcttatttaaaattttttttttcatttcaatttttacttaataaatttacattttcatttttattaaattttgagcaAAAAGAAGTCAATCAATCTCACCACATCAAAAATCTATCAGCTGATGTTCTAATTAACCGAACACgctcgcacgggcgaatgcaacccgACGCGAGCGTGGCTCGGCCATTACAattttggcagcttaaatacCACCACCATTTTTTGACATAgccaataaatttatttttacgaaaaataaaagtaCGTGTTTAGAAATCTAAAAGGCATTATTGTGCCATAAACTCACGATCCTGCATATGTTACTTACTTCATCAAATTGGATTACCAAGCGAGGTATTATTTAATCGAGTGCTTTAAACGCAAGATCCTGCATATATTACATACTTTTATTAATTGGAAATCAAACGAGACTCTGCGAAGTTATATAAGGCTTTCTGGGAAGGTATGGTAcagacgcagggaaacaaaaaaaggagcggaataccagatatgggttgctgtgatggtaaatttttttactttaagagcggtacgcagatcacaagtaattactcaagaaaaatttagccttttttcttgcgtgaaaaatagtagtatggaagtaattttgacgtttaaatatccacggtgaatagtgaaacaagcaagaagaagagcacataaacaaaagaaatgtaaagaATGTCACTTCCTTTATTGGGGAAAGTATacgcaaacatatatttttaaataggccgtttcgtttttttcaaaggaTTGTGGTGCAAAAGGACAACTCATAAGTCCTCGCCCCGTCACCAATAATCACTGCTACAATTCCTGTCTAATTGATGATGTCCGTTCTTTAAAGAactcaatatcaatatattttcaaaacatatcaggcatgaGAACTACGGCCTCTGCTGTATTTACTGCTACCTCTAGTGAAGACTACGATTTGATAGTTCTTGTTGAGACGTGGCTTACTGCGGACTTTTTAGTAatgagttttttttataaaaatttgtataatatatatcgcaaAGGTCGTGATAGTGTAAGTACAGGACTTTATCGAGGTGGAGGACTGCTAATTGCTGTAAGAAAAAGCCTACAAACCTCGGAGGTTTCTCTTGATATCGCTGCTACTTCTATTGATCAGCTTATAATCAGTATAAAAGGCAAAACAGAATGTCTATTTGTCAGTGTTTCttatataccaccaaatagtGTAGATAGTGTTTATGAAAATCACGTTAATAATATAATGCATGTTCTGAGCACTAACTtgaattctaaattttgtattttaggggattttaacttaaataaaatcgtatggaattatcttccaggtgagaaaactctcatacctactaatgtcaatcaagctagtgaaatgtacttagatgataatttttatagtttacagTTAGTTCAAATCAATGACGTTAGGTAAAATCCTCGATCTTATATTTGCTCGTATTTATGAATTTGGAAATACTAAACTCAATAATGAAGTTGGTTTCAATTATAGCCGATGTGATTTTGCCTTGAtcaataatttgatttcaaatattgactggcagtctctttttaataatcgcaatctttcagactgctttgacttattcaaaagtaatatctcggaaataatgaatattaatattcctcGTTTCCTCGTTTAATAATCGCAATCTTTCAGACTGCTTTGACTTATTCAAAAGTAATATCTcggaaataatgaatattaatattcctcgtttcccggcaagggtttacaagttgccgtggtataccaaaagcttaaagactctaaaaaatttgcgtaataaatatcataaactttttaaaaaatcaggaagtcccgaatcaagcaacaatatctgaattacgcgaaggagtttaattgtcttaataagtttctgtacaatcgatatattctcaatttcgaaaataatatcaaatcgaatcctaaatcgttttggaatttcattcgctccaaacaattggtttcaacaataccgttgtttgtgtcttacaagggcaagaattcatcatcgtctagtgattcagccaatttgtttgcagaattttttaaagcaaactttgctACTGCTGATCTGTGGAATGACGAAGGGGATATGTTGAATGAGATAACGTCTTGTTTCGACTTCTCCTCATTAGTTctagatattgatgatattatcttaagtatgcagacgatcaagagctccaagcaatgtgattatcaagaattttcatcttttttttctgaagcaatgtgtagcttccgtggcagagcccttgttgcatatatttaatttatcattaaagtctggtatctttttggatgaatggaaaactacttttattcaacctattcataaaagcggtagtaaaattgacgttacaaactatcggccaatatcgaagatccccatgatttcaaaactttttgagaaaacggtgatgtttaaattatcgtccgtagttaagcgttatatttgcccatgtcagcatggcttcgttccggggcgttcaacagtaactaatctggtcgttttttcgaattactgcatCTCGTTTTTTATTCATGGTTGCCAAGTTGACTGCATATATACggacatatccaaagcttttgacagagtttcgcacaaagctctcttggctaaattgcgaaaaatgtgtttccactcaacatttttacaatggatttattcatacttatccaataggataaattttgttgttattgacaacgtaAAGTCACCACCTtacgtagcaacctcaggtgtgccccAAGGTATTATCCATGGCCCgcttttctttattctctttatcaatgatgtaagtgcttgtttcaagcaatgcatttatctcctttacgctgatgttttgaaaatttttttcagaatcaagaacgagtctgatactctcatactgcaatctgagttaaataatttgaatggtggtgctgtaaaaataagcttgcgctgaatgccaacaaatgttattacataaattattccaaattatgtaataaattgatttcgtcttactatgtctccaataagccgttacttagggtgactaaaattcgggatttaggtgttgtatttCATTCGTCTTTTACATTCAACGAGCACTTAAATATTATTATACCCAAAAcatattccttactggcctttattaaaagaaatggatccgagtttaaaaggacccatatactaaaaaactattatacaatgcctttgtacggtcaaggcttgagtatggttccataatatggagtccttattatgagtacacaataagagagtcgctcttaagttccacatatactctgttaaaagagtacccagattgcgcattcacgagttcaaaattgcttcggtttgcgcaactacgtcacagttgactgtttgagtgaatgaaagaaagagagaaaaaaacaagagctaaaggaaaatgacgtaagaattgcccataaaaaagagctgGCCtgatgtttacatgcgcaatgcgcaattttcttgtgtgatttgtgatatgagtgaatatggtgagttgaaatgttctttgtatgcactataaatgttgaaaattttctggggtaggagtaactctattaaggctttaccatttacttaggcaaccaTTTATTTCAGAAAGGAAAACGCTAttagagtctttgaacttttaagttccatcacggactttgcgccaattaactatgtttgtaattgaccagtttagatctaattacgcacttaatggccggatcactcgcgctctaattgctattaactcagtcaataataattattgtattgatttttcgatacctcgtcgaagttttaaaaatatgttattttccattttaaattaactttactgtaaataaaccttatgtttaataatgtttaatatagtctgtaaggtacttgtaaatcatagactgaataaagaaagaatatgaaatatgaaaaaaaaaatttttctgtctAATAAATGCTGTTATTTTTCTATAGTGGTCCTCGAATTGgtcagctacaccaccaacatcaattGCAGGCTGTCTTACATCTACATACCCGCAAACAGGTGAACAGCAAATGCCACCGCAACTAGGTCCAATGCCACAAcagtctggtctaatgcagtcacaatccggacaaatgccacctcaacaccctatgcacgcatctactggaccaggtggggcaatgaccccacatccagttatgccaaggtatataccacaacagcaaccgggttatgcaatgccacgacagcagcagcaacaacctccccagcctggctatctgccaatgccacaacagccgtgctatccaccacaacctggttatcctctacaacaaccaggtggttacatgggtcaaatgatgccacatAGACAACCTAtacaggcgccaatgcccagtcagctACCCacgccgggtcaacccccaatacccggacgtcctggttataatgtatgccaATACAACTAATAcatttcaaatattgctgatgattatttttgtattattttctttagcaactaCCTGCACCTGGTaggtactggtatatatcaacagcccaacgccgtttagatcccgatcagatgccaaatccgattagcattatcattgaaaatcaaaatagcgctgccTTTATTACTAATGAagagggtttattaccaccattggtgaccacaaaatatgtggtaaaagatcagggtaactcctcgccacgttacgttaggtattaaTATTcgaaattattgttttgtttggcaattacattgatctttctcctttgcaggtcctctttgtattgcatacctgcaacagctgatttattaaaaaacaacagctttgtccattacacttaccgtctcaccaatggcacgcacggttgagggtgaatgtgagccacccattgtaaattttggtgaattgggtccaattagatgtaattgttgcaaggctcatatatgcaatttgtagatgctggtcgtcgtttccaatgtcttatgtgtaaagtaacaacagatggtaaaaaaaatctttcacttttacttgtgttcattgatccatgtttttctcaacagtgccaactgaatatttccaacatttgggccacaccggacagcgtgtcgataaatatgaatgtcctgaacttgtattgggtacatatgagtttttgCGTAAAAtatgtttgggtaccgatagctctcaaggtaaacctcaactcatatccaacatcaatgcctcgcaatcaattgtggacgctatACGCACTACtttgggtccacgcagtatggacaagcatactgttgattccagtggtaaggccacaatttcaaataatGGTGCAACCAGTATGAAACTATtgcatattgtgcatccagccgtaaaactctaggcgacatcgccaaatctcaagatgctgaggcaAGTTCTTTGTTATATTataatgtgtagaataaaaatgtttctcttatcaggtcagcGATTGCACCACTTcaagtactttaagcaggtgacaagttaagccatatgttgaggaaggcgtgcaatgcacgtatcatcattaaagctatacgtaaagcattacaattatgcatgaccaaaatatgacttGGCTATACATgtagaagcgccaatcaaaggaacaacaacgtgctttattggaaaaatgcgctgccaccTCATAGcactccaaacttattcatcaacaaaaagatttattttctaaaatggttttggacgctgtactttcctttgatggacccaaagtcacacaaaaaagataaaatcgcattattaaatatagaattaGAATTGAAGGGTTTTATTCAGTCTATAATTTTCACTTTcagactatgtatgtatatgcaaagaaacattaaaaactaaaaataaatatacatacaaacagtgGCTCCGAAATCTATAATAGAAGCCACCTAAATAAAAGttgcaaaagttacaaagaattaatcaaacgttgaaaaacggacatcaaaatttgcaccttttttggcagagggtctagcaaatttttgagtacgcagttttgtagcccaatcaatttcaaaataatagtgtaAATGCTAGAACGACTGAAAAGTTTAActgaattttcagaacttttttgtaGAGGCTTTTCaacattttcttccatacaaaagaaaatttttctcatgTGTTGTATGGAAAAAATTTCTCAACAGCctctaaaaaaaaattcagataaaCTTTTTAGTCGTTCTAGCATTTACACCATTATTCTGatattgattgggctacaaaactgctaACTCAAAAATGTGCTAGACCGTCAGCCAAAAAAGGTGCAAATTTTGATgtccatttttcaaagtttgattaattctttgtaacttttgcaaCTTTTGTTTAGGTGGCTTCTATTATAGATTCAGCTATATTTTGCAAATTAGAGTGCCTTTCTGTTATGCAAAATATACAGCCTTCCTGTTATGCATTTTAATCGAGATTTTGATACAATATAGAATATTTAATGTTTCATCTAATGGCCTGATtagatcaaaatttaaaaaatggcacACTCACTCTTCTGGTAAGCAAGTGACGATATGTACAGTGTGCGCCAAAACTAAAGCAACGAAAAGTCTCTGTTGCTTTTGgttaaataaaatcttaaaaGCAAGTTCTTAGTTCAATGGGGCGTGTACTTTAAATTAGTTGcaacttttttgacagatagcccaTTGGAAGTTTTGTCAACAAGCTACAAC
The DNA window shown above is from Eurosta solidaginis isolate ZX-2024a chromosome 2, ASM4086904v1, whole genome shotgun sequence and carries:
- the LOC137242379 gene encoding protein transport protein Sec24D-like; its protein translation is MPRQQQQQPPQPGYLPMPQQPCYPPQPGYPLQQPGGYMGQMMPHRQPIQAPMPSQLPTPGQPPIPGRPGYNQLPAPGRYWYISTAQRRLDPDQMPNPISIIIENQNSAAFITNEEGLLPPLVTTKYVVKDQGNSSPRYVRSSLYCIPATADLLKNNSFVHYTYRLTNGTHG